From the Mangifera indica cultivar Alphonso chromosome 10, CATAS_Mindica_2.1, whole genome shotgun sequence genome, one window contains:
- the LOC123226730 gene encoding LOW QUALITY PROTEIN: aarF domain-containing protein kinase 1-like (The sequence of the model RefSeq protein was modified relative to this genomic sequence to represent the inferred CDS: inserted 1 base in 1 codon), whose product MAWGNIYRRRMKVLKMALKIFLDYKIKFGVQVKEKWTKKSERAELWEKAHKRNARRVVNMMVELSGLWVKIGQYLSARADVLPAEYISQLKKLQDSLPPRPLLEVRQTIEKELSKSIDDVFMDFVRTPLATASIAQVHRAKLIDGRDVVVKVQHPGIKTIILEDLKDVKYIVDWIAWADPVYNFNPVLDEWCREAPKELDFKLEEGMLIFSLNGLFLIDACFVFVENTRTVYANLCCKNRCEDNKSANTVDVLVPEVIQATESVLMLEYMDGIRLNDSESLEASGVDKRKIVEEITRAYAHQIXVDGFFSGDPHPGICSHVISFLYPLCLKQEIKRFDPFDAFPGDFVMFSKVLTLLRGLSSMMNVRIVYLDIMRPFAESVLEGNMNKGPATNPQWIYDSPAHSEVEAKLREFLVQLGNEDKILGIQVCINFNFCMTA is encoded by the exons atGGCATGGGGAAACATTTACAGAAGACGCATGAAAGTACTCAAGATGGCCTTGAAGATTTTCCTGGACTACAAGATAAAGTTC ggtGTTCAGGTGAAAGAGAAATGGACCAAAAAGTCTGAAAGAGCTGAATTATGGGAGAAGGCTCATAAGCGAAATGCTCGGAGGGTTGTGAATATGATGGTAGAGTTGAGCGGCCTATGGGTGAAAATTGGACAGTACTTATCAGCACGTGCTGATGTGCTTCCAGCGGAGTACATTTCTCAGCTCAAAAAGCTTCAGGACTCGCTTCCTCCTCGCCCTTTACTTGAG GTTCGTCAGACCATAGAAAAAGAGTTGAGTAAATCCATCGACGATGTCTTCATGGATTTTGTCAGAACTCCTTTGGCAACAGCATCA ATTGCACAAGTCCACCGTGCCAAGCTGATTGATGGGCGGGATGTGGTTGTCAAAGTTCAACATCCGGGCATCAAGACAATTATCTTGGAG GACCTGAAGGATGTAAAATACATTGTCGACTGGATAGCTTGGGCAGACCCTGTATATAACTTCAATCCTGTTTTAGACGAGTGGTGCAGAGAAGCTCCAAAAGAACTTGACTTCAAACTTGAAGAGGGTATGCTTATTTTTTCCTTGAATGGGC tttttcttattgatgCTTGTTTTGTGTTTGTAGAAAATACTAGAACTGTGTATGCCAATCTTTGCTGCAAAAACAGATGCGAAGATAACAAGTCTGCCAATACAGTGGATGTTCTTGTTCCCGAAGTTATTCAGG CAACTGAATCTGTCCTCATGCTGGAGTATATGGATGGGATACGTTTAAATGACTCTGAATCTCTGGAAGCTTCTGGTGTTGACAAGCGGAAAATTGTGGAAGAAATTACACGTGCATATGCCCACCAAA TTGTTGATGGATTTTTCAGTGGTGATCCTCATCCTGGTATTTGTTCTCACgtgatttcttttctttatcctTTATGTCTTAAACAAGAAATTAAACGCTTTGATCCT TTTGATGCCTTCCCTGGTGATTTTGTGATGTTTTCAAAAGTCCTTACTCTTCTTAGAG GTCTTTCATCTATGATGAATGTTCGCATTGTATATCTGGATATTATGAGACCATTTGCTGAATCTGTTTTAGAAGG AAACATGAACAAGGGACCAGCAACAAATCCCCAGTGGATTTATGATTCTCCAGCCCATTCTGAAGTGGAGGCCAAGTTGAGGGAATTCTTAGTTCAGTTGGGGAATGAGGACAAAATACTTGGAATTCAGGTCtgcatcaattttaatttttgcatgaCAGCTTAA
- the LOC123226731 gene encoding uncharacterized protein LOC123226731, with amino-acid sequence MGSLQAYEERFKEDDQPVEQTLQTKLTMRDSKSESSNRSWRRGRGRGKRRGCGRQNYGQDKEDEVETNYNQRGCGRGQSSGRGRGNKTEIKCYNCQKFRHYASECWHRKENRVHFVEKEEKMQDDILLLACNSSKASESSTWYLDIGASNHICGSKECFAELNESYSGEIVFGDLSRRLVKGKGQIMLELKNGEHKYIGGVYYVPDMKNNILSMGQLLEKG; translated from the coding sequence ATGGGTTCTCTTCAAGCATACGAAGAAAGGTTTAAAGAAGATGACCAACCAGTCGAACAAACATTGCAGACTAAGTTGACGATGCGAGATTCCAAAAGTGAAAGTAGTAATAGAAGTTGGCGAAGAGGAAGAGGCCGAGGGAAAAGAAGAGGTTGTGGAAGACAAAATTATGGacaagacaaagaagatgaagtAGAAACTAACTACAATCAAAGGGGATGTGGTCGAGGACAAAGTAGTGGCAGAGGCAGAGGTAACAAAACAGAGATAAAGTGTTATAATTGTCAGAAATTTAGACATTATGCATCCGAATGCTGGCACCGAAAGGAAAACAGGGTAcattttgttgaaaaagaagaaaaaatgcaAGATGATATTCTGCTACTGGCCTGCAACAGTTCAAAAGCAAGTGAATCTAGCACCTGGTACTTGGATATAGGCGCCTCGAACCATATTTGTGGATCTAAAGAGTGCTTTGCTGAACTTAATGAAAGCTACTCAGGTGAAATTGTATTTGGAGATTTATCTAGAAGACTAGTAAAGGGAAAAGGTCAAATTATGTTGGAACTGAAGAATGGAGAGCACAAATATATTGGAGGAGTGTATTACGTACCAGACATGAAAAACAACATCTTAAGTATGGGGCAGCTACTTGAAAAGGGATAA